In Natronococcus occultus SP4, the following proteins share a genomic window:
- a CDS encoding ZIP family metal transporter: protein MSRQPIDRLPRWLVAIGPVVILGALFLTLYLTSPFGNLGAVDDASTFEILWMLAVIGALAGVVPVAIGMLWFPIIRDLDRRYLHGFLALAGGVLAFIAVEMTEDIVEHGAEAEQTLLAVGLAIAGVGGTFAVMYLASKWRQRTMATAEKSGLEIAYLVALALGLHSIGEGLGIGVSFIQGDSTQVMLLVLAFILHNVMEGPTVVAAVARDRATPPLRHFAAMGVIAGGPVILGGWIGSFGDSPLLAVLFFAIAVGAILQVLIEVADLIRFDAEAVLTRINAATFAVGFILMFLLEDVLTDVLLEGSVLGL from the coding sequence ATGAGCCGGCAGCCGATCGACCGACTGCCCCGCTGGCTCGTCGCGATCGGTCCGGTCGTCATCCTGGGCGCACTCTTTCTGACGCTTTATCTCACGTCACCGTTTGGCAACCTCGGCGCGGTCGACGACGCGAGCACGTTCGAGATTCTCTGGATGCTCGCCGTCATCGGCGCGCTCGCCGGCGTCGTTCCGGTCGCGATCGGGATGCTGTGGTTCCCGATTATCCGGGACCTCGACCGACGATATCTCCACGGGTTTCTGGCACTCGCGGGCGGCGTCCTCGCGTTTATCGCTGTCGAGATGACCGAGGACATCGTCGAGCACGGCGCCGAGGCAGAACAGACGCTGCTCGCGGTCGGACTGGCCATCGCAGGCGTCGGCGGCACCTTCGCAGTGATGTATCTCGCCAGCAAGTGGCGCCAGCGGACGATGGCGACCGCCGAGAAAAGCGGCCTGGAGATCGCCTACCTCGTCGCGCTCGCGCTGGGTCTTCACAGCATCGGCGAGGGGCTCGGGATCGGCGTCTCGTTCATCCAGGGCGATTCGACCCAGGTGATGCTGCTGGTGCTCGCTTTCATCCTGCACAACGTGATGGAGGGACCGACCGTCGTCGCCGCGGTCGCGCGCGATCGGGCGACGCCGCCGCTACGACACTTCGCCGCGATGGGCGTCATCGCCGGCGGTCCCGTGATCCTCGGCGGGTGGATCGGCAGCTTCGGCGACTCCCCGCTGCTCGCCGTCCTCTTCTTTGCGATCGCGGTCGGGGCGATCCTTCAGGTGCTCATCGAGGTCGCCGATCTGATCCGGTTCGACGCCGAAGCGGTGCTCACGCGGATCAACGCCGCGACCTTCGCCGTCGGCTTCATCCTGATGTTCCTGCTCGAGGACGTGCTCACCGACGTCTTGCTCGAGGGCAGCGTCCTTGGACTCTGA